DNA sequence from the Prochlorothrix hollandica PCC 9006 = CALU 1027 genome:
CTTCGGTGGCTAGGGGTTTTTCCGATCGCAGCAACGGAAAAGCAATCACATCCCGAATACTGGGGGAATCCGTCAGTAACATCACCAGGCGATCGATGCCAATGCCCAAGCCCCCCGTGGGGGGCATTCCATATTCCAGGGCCAACAGGAAATCCTCATCCACCCCATGGGCCTCCAGATCCCCCGCCGCCTTTTTCGCCGACTGCAACTCCAGCCGCTGCCGCTGATCCACCGGATCCGTCAACTCCGAAAAACTATTGGCCGTCTCCCGTCCCACCACAAACAACTCAAACCGTTCCACCAAACCGGGCTGACTGCGGTGGGGCTTGGCCAGAGGCGAAATCTCCACCGGGTAGTCAATGATAAAGGTGGGCTGGATCAGGGTGGTTTCCACCTTTTGTTCAAAGGCTTCATTCAGCAGATGGCCCAAGCTGGGGCAGTCGGCAATGCCCTCCAAACCCGCCGCCGTGGCCGCAGTCTTCGCCGTGTCCAGATCCGAGAACTGACTGAAATTGAGACCGGTGACCTCTTGAACAGCCTGGGCCATGGTCACCCGTCGCCAGGGGGGGGTCAGATCGATGGGAGTGCCTTGATAGGTGATTTCTAGGGTACCGAGGGTGGTTTGGGCCGATCGCACCACTAGCTCTTCCGTTAAGACCATCATATCTTGGTAATCTGCGTAAGCTTGGTAAATCTCGATGGAAGTGAATTCCGGGTTATGGCGGGTAGAAACCCCCTCATTGCGAAAAACCCGCCCCAGCTCAAAGACCTTCTCGAACCCTCCCACAATTAGCCGCTTGAGGTGTAATTCCGTGGCAATGCGCAGGAATAAGTCCATTTCGAGGGTGTTGTGGTAGGTCACAAAGGGCCGCGCTTCTGCGCCCCCCGCCTCTCCTTGTAACACTGGGGTCTCAATTTCAATAAAGCCGCGATCGTCCAAATAGCGGCGAATACTAGCGGTAATTTGGGCACGGCGGCGAAATGTGTCCCGCACGTCCGGGTTAACAATCAGATCCACATAGCGCTGGCGATAGCGCTTCTCCACGTCCGTGAGACCATGCCACTTGTCCGGTAAGGGCTGCAAGGCTTTGGTCAGCACTTGGTAGTCATGTACCGAAACCGACAGTTCTCCCTTGTCGGTGCGGCGAATGCTGCCCTTAACCCCCAGAAAATCCCCCACATCCGTCAGGGTTTTGAGGATATTGAAGGCACTGCTGCCTGTCCCGGCCATGGAGCCATCGATTTTCTTTTTGTCGAGGTAAAGCTGGATGGTGTGGGTCTCATCCTGAAGGGTGAAAAAGGCCAGTTTGCCAAAGACGCGCCGTGCCATGATCCGTCCGGCGATCGCCACCTCCACCTCCACCTCGGTTCCCGCTTCCAGATCTCGGTACTGTTCCTGGAGTTGGGCGGCGGTGTGGGTGCTATCCCAGCGGTAGGCGTAGGGGTTTAATCCCAGTTGACGTAGTTCTTGGACTTTTTCGAGGCGGGTGGCGCGAAGTTCGGACATGGCTTGGGGGAGTGGCGGAGGGGACACGGGTTAGGCACCTAACCCAAAGGGTCATTCTAGCGGCAAGGTAGGGGCTATGGGAAATGACACGATCGCCATCAGGGGCTGATCCATCCCGGTTTGTTGGGTCGATCGGGGTTGCGAGTCGATCGAGGTGGCATTCTGGGAACGTTACAATGGACTATACCGCTCTGCTTCGTCTCTTCTGCTTGCCTGGTTTTAGGCAGTCTGTTTTGGGGGAGTCTCTTCGTAGCCCCTAGTTCCCCATGACCCCTCGCATTCTTGATTCCTAGCTTCTATACCCCTAGCCTCTATGAGCACTAACATCACCCTTGATGATTTCTATAAATTGTTCCAAGAAAGCGAACGCCAGCGCCAGGAGACCGAACGCATCCTCCAGCAATCCTGGGAACAGTCCCGGTTGGCCTTGGAGCAGTCCCAGCTAGCCTGGGAACAGCGTCTCGCCCAGGAAGCCGCCGCCCGCCTCCAGACCCAGCAAGACTGGGAGCAGAAACTGGCCCAGGAAAAAGCGGCGCGGGAGCAGCAACTAGCGCAGGAAAAAGCGGCACGGGAGCAGCAACTCGCCGAAGAGAAAACGGCACGGGAGCAGCAACTCGCCCAGGAAAAAGCGGCACGGGAGCAGCAACTCGCCGAAGAGAAAACGGCACGGGAGCAGCAACTCGCCCAGGAAAAAGCGGCACGGGAGCAGCGACTAGTCGAAGAGAAAGCGGCATGGGAGCAGAAACTGGCCCGACGGGAGGCGGAGTGGGATCGCTCCCAGCGGGAATGGGAAAAACAGTATCAAGCGCTCACGGCGGTGGTCGATCGCACCAGTCGAGGCATTGACGGCTTAAATGGCCGCTGGGGTAAATTCGTGGAAAACTTTGTGGAACCGGCTGTGGTGCGGCTGTTCCAGGCGCGGGGTATTCCCGTGACGGAGACGGCTCAACGGGTGAAGCAAACGCGAGGCGAGTTTGCCATGGAAATTGATATTCTGGCGGAAAATGGGGATGTGGCGGTGGCGGTGGAAGTTAAATCCCACTTAACCCAGGATGCTGTGGATGAATTCTTGGGGAATTTAGTCAATTTTAAGCGGGCCTTCCCCAAATACCAAGCCTATCAAATCTATGGGGCCGTGGCGGGCATTGACATTGACAAGGGGGTGGATCGCTATGCTTACCGCCAAGGTTTGTTTGTCATTCGCCAATCGGGGGATACCGTAGAATTGGCCAATAACCCTCAATTTCGTCCCACTCCCTGGTAAACCCTTGTGATGACAACTGCTATGAACCCCTTTTACAACCGCCGTTATAACCCCTAGCCTCTATGAGCACTAACATCACCCTTGATGATTTCTATAAATTGTTCCAAGAAAGCGAACGCCAGCGCCAGGAGACCGAACGCATCCTCCAGCAATCCTGGGAACAGTCCCGGTTGGCCTTGGAGCAGTCCCAGCTAGCCTGGGAACAGCGTCTCGCCCAGGAAGCCGCCGCCCGCCTCCAGACCCAGCAAGACTGGGAGCAGAAACTGGCCCAGGAAAAAGCGGCACGGGAGCAGCAACTAGCCCAAGAGAAAGCGGTGCGGGAGCAGCAACTGGCCCAGGAAAAAGTGGCACGGGAGCAGCAACTAGCCGAAGAGAAAACGGCACGGGAGCAGCAACTAGCCGAAGAGAAAACGGCACGGGAGCAGCAACTGGCCCGACGGGAGGCGGAGTGGGATCGCTCCCAGCGGGAATGGGAAAAACAGTATCAAGCGCTCACGGCGGTGGTCGATCGCACCAGTCGAGGCATTGACGGCTTAAATGGCCGCTGGGGTAAATTTGTGGAAAACTTTGTGGAACCGGCTGTGGTGCGGCTGTTCCAGGCGCGGGGTATTCCCGTGACGGAGACGGCCCAACGGGTGAAGCAAACGCGAGGCGAGTTTGCCATGGAAATTGATATTCTGGCGGAAAATGGGGATGTGGCGGTGGCGGTGGAAGTTAAATCCCACTTAACCCAGGATGCTGTGGATGAATTTCTGGGGAATTTAGTCAATTTTAAGCGGGCCTTCCCCAAATACCAAGCCTATCAAATCTATGGGGCGGTGGCGGGCATTGACATTGACAAGGGGGTGGATCGCTATGCTTACCGCCAAGGTTTGTTTGTCATTCGCCAGTCGGGAGATACCGTAGAACTAGCGAATAACCCTCAGTTTCGTCCCACTCCCTGGTAAACCCTTGTGATGACAACTGCCATGAACCCCTACTACCTCCTTCAGTCCAGCCAACGCCAGCGTGTCAGTGATGGGTCTGTGGTGCCCTTGGATCAGGGCTGGGCGGGGGATTATCGCTTGCTGTTGGTGTGGCCCCAGTTGGGGGACTTTGACAGTTTGGAATATGCCTGGTGGATCCAGCGCCAACGATCGCAGTTGCAAGCCCTAGGGGTCACAGTGCGGGCGGTGGGCATTGGCGATCGCGGTGCAGGGCAGCGGTTTTGTGACTATAGCGGCTTCCCAGGGGCAGATCTATTTGTGGACCCCCAGGGGGAACTGCATCAGCAGTTGGGGTTATATCCAGGGCTACAGGTGCCCCTGCCCGGTGTCTCCCCCCGCCAGCGGGCCATGGTCAATTTGTTATTGATGTGTGCGGGGGTGGGCAGTCCCGGCACCCTGGGGGAAGTCTTCCGGGGCTATTGGGGCGATCGTCGCGCTCCCCAACTGATTGCTGATGATGAGGTGGTGGAAGCCAAGCCCTTGCCTCCCCTGCGGGGTTCGGTATTTCGCTGGGCCGGGGGTCAGGGGTTCCAGCGTCCCTTTGAACTGGCCACCCTCCGTTTGCGCAATATGGCGGAGGTGTTGAGCCACTGGTCTACCTATGTACCCGATGGGGCGCAGGTGACCCAGCGGGGGGGCACGTTTTTGTGGGGGGCGACGGGGGAACTGTTGTATGAGCACCGCGATCGCGGGCTATTGGGGTTTTCGGCATCCATGGGCAATCCCTTGCAGTTTTTGGATCAGTTTTTAGATCAGTGTTTAGATCCTGCCGTTTCCCCTTGAACCCGTAGAACCCCCTGGAGTCCCTGATTTGTTTTGATGGGAGGTGGAACTTTCCTGAAGACCCTCACCCTAAATCCCTCTCCCAGGGCGGGAGAGGGACTTTGAAGAATTCTTGATCCCCTTCTCCTCAGGGCTATGATGTACCCACAAATTGATCACTACCCAAAATCCTGATCTGAGTCCCCCGGTAACCGTCCCAGCCATTTAACTAAGATTAGTCGTTCGCTGCCCACCTCGATCGCAGTCTCTGGGACGATTATGGCCCCCGATCCCTCTAAGGTTGGTTTAGGTTAATGGTCGAAATTAATGGTCGAAATTAATGGTCAAAAATATTGCCATAGTGCAATAAATCGAGGGCGACCAGGGTGGGGAGACACTGAAAACAGGACTGGGCCAAGTCCCAGCGTTCTTCCCGGCGCAACATCTCCCCTAAACGCTGGTAGACCGGAATCAGATAGCGCACATCATTGGCGGCATAGCTCAACTGCTCCAGGGAGAGATGACCGACATTGCCCCAGTCGGAGCTTTGGGCCGATTTATCCAGTTCCACCTGAACCAGTTCATTGACCACCTCCTTCAGGCCATGGCGGGGGGCATAGGTGCGGGCTAGCTTACTGGCGATTTTGGTGCAAAAGACGGGATTGACCTGGATGCCCAGATGGTGGCTGAGGGTGGCCAGATCAAACCGGGCAAAGTGAAACAGTTTTAGGACAGATTGAGCTTCCAGCAACTGCTGTAAGTGGGGGGCG
Encoded proteins:
- the lysS gene encoding lysine--tRNA ligase → MSELRATRLEKVQELRQLGLNPYAYRWDSTHTAAQLQEQYRDLEAGTEVEVEVAIAGRIMARRVFGKLAFFTLQDETHTIQLYLDKKKIDGSMAGTGSSAFNILKTLTDVGDFLGVKGSIRRTDKGELSVSVHDYQVLTKALQPLPDKWHGLTDVEKRYRQRYVDLIVNPDVRDTFRRRAQITASIRRYLDDRGFIEIETPVLQGEAGGAEARPFVTYHNTLEMDLFLRIATELHLKRLIVGGFEKVFELGRVFRNEGVSTRHNPEFTSIEIYQAYADYQDMMVLTEELVVRSAQTTLGTLEITYQGTPIDLTPPWRRVTMAQAVQEVTGLNFSQFSDLDTAKTAATAAGLEGIADCPSLGHLLNEAFEQKVETTLIQPTFIIDYPVEISPLAKPHRSQPGLVERFELFVVGRETANSFSELTDPVDQRQRLELQSAKKAAGDLEAHGVDEDFLLALEYGMPPTGGLGIGIDRLVMLLTDSPSIRDVIAFPLLRSEKPLATEDTPPQQ
- a CDS encoding ATP-binding protein, with product MSTNITLDDFYKLFQESERQRQETERILQQSWEQSRLALEQSQLAWEQRLAQEAAARLQTQQDWEQKLAQEKAAREQQLAQEKAAREQQLAEEKTAREQQLAQEKAAREQQLAEEKTAREQQLAQEKAAREQRLVEEKAAWEQKLARREAEWDRSQREWEKQYQALTAVVDRTSRGIDGLNGRWGKFVENFVEPAVVRLFQARGIPVTETAQRVKQTRGEFAMEIDILAENGDVAVAVEVKSHLTQDAVDEFLGNLVNFKRAFPKYQAYQIYGAVAGIDIDKGVDRYAYRQGLFVIRQSGDTVELANNPQFRPTPW
- a CDS encoding ATP-binding protein, with the protein product MSTNITLDDFYKLFQESERQRQETERILQQSWEQSRLALEQSQLAWEQRLAQEAAARLQTQQDWEQKLAQEKAAREQQLAQEKAVREQQLAQEKVAREQQLAEEKTAREQQLAEEKTAREQQLARREAEWDRSQREWEKQYQALTAVVDRTSRGIDGLNGRWGKFVENFVEPAVVRLFQARGIPVTETAQRVKQTRGEFAMEIDILAENGDVAVAVEVKSHLTQDAVDEFLGNLVNFKRAFPKYQAYQIYGAVAGIDIDKGVDRYAYRQGLFVIRQSGDTVELANNPQFRPTPW
- a CDS encoding peroxiredoxin-like family protein, encoding MNPYYLLQSSQRQRVSDGSVVPLDQGWAGDYRLLLVWPQLGDFDSLEYAWWIQRQRSQLQALGVTVRAVGIGDRGAGQRFCDYSGFPGADLFVDPQGELHQQLGLYPGLQVPLPGVSPRQRAMVNLLLMCAGVGSPGTLGEVFRGYWGDRRAPQLIADDEVVEAKPLPPLRGSVFRWAGGQGFQRPFELATLRLRNMAEVLSHWSTYVPDGAQVTQRGGTFLWGATGELLYEHRDRGLLGFSASMGNPLQFLDQFLDQCLDPAVSP
- a CDS encoding ribonuclease H-like domain-containing protein is translated as METDSFQVRDRDLSPQDLDRYLQADTLAVDTETMGLIPHRDRLCLVQLCDPQGFVIALRIERDQTSAPHLQQLLEAQSVLKLFHFARFDLATLSHHLGIQVNPVFCTKIASKLARTYAPRHGLKEVVNELVQVELDKSAQSSDWGNVGHLSLEQLSYAANDVRYLIPVYQRLGEMLRREERWDLAQSCFQCLPTLVALDLLHYGNIFDH